A single window of Pseudomonas benzenivorans DNA harbors:
- a CDS encoding lipopolysaccharide kinase InaA family protein: MTDFIAAQDRALLEHHGLASFDALWALQLEAVDEPNTERGGWSSVYRLELGDAAFYLKRQSNHLTRSLLHPLGEPTFAREFRNIQRYGRLGIPALQAAFFAERRAPGERRAVLLTRALDGWQDLEHWLHRWSELRAPQRQAILRACGELARRLHGAGQVHGCFYPKHIFLREADDGFDAQLIDLEKTRPLLFGDRDRVKDLEPLLRRAGVWSEDEVGQLLAAYLPAGAGVAPWHDRLGRRRQNKVARR, encoded by the coding sequence ATGACGGATTTCATCGCCGCCCAGGACCGCGCGCTGCTCGAGCACCATGGTCTGGCCAGTTTCGATGCGCTGTGGGCCTTGCAGCTGGAGGCAGTGGACGAGCCGAATACCGAGCGCGGCGGCTGGAGCAGCGTCTATCGCCTGGAGCTGGGCGACGCGGCCTTCTACCTCAAGCGCCAGAGCAACCACCTGACCCGCAGCCTGCTGCACCCCCTCGGCGAGCCGACCTTCGCCCGCGAATTCCGCAATATCCAGCGCTATGGCCGGTTGGGCATTCCGGCCCTGCAGGCCGCCTTCTTCGCCGAGCGCCGCGCGCCCGGGGAGCGCCGGGCGGTGCTGCTGACCCGCGCCCTGGATGGCTGGCAGGACCTGGAGCACTGGCTGCACCGTTGGAGTGAGCTCCGCGCGCCGCAGCGGCAGGCGATCCTGCGCGCCTGCGGCGAGCTGGCCCGTCGACTGCACGGGGCGGGGCAGGTGCACGGTTGTTTCTACCCCAAGCACATCTTCCTGCGCGAAGCGGACGACGGTTTCGACGCCCAGCTGATCGATCTGGAGAAGACCCGGCCGCTGCTGTTCGGCGACCGCGACCGGGTCAAGGACCTCGAGCCGCTGCTGCGCCGCGCCGGTGTCTGGTCCGAGGACGAGGTGGGCCAGCTGCTGGCGGCCTACCTGCCTGCAGGCGCCGGGGTGGCGCCTTGGCACGATCGCCTGGGCCGGCGTCGCCAGAACAAGGTGGCGCGGCGATGA